A region of the Synechococcus sp. PCC 7502 genome:
TGGCTTCTAATGAGCTTTATAAAGATGGCTTATATTATTTTGATGGCAAAGGTCACACCGCATCCGAAGCGATCGCCTATTACGAAGGTTTAATTTCTCAGTATCCAATTATTTCCATTGAAGATGGGTTACAGGAAGAAGACTGGGCAAACTGGCAGCTTATGACCAAGCAATTAACTAATACTCAGCTTGTGGGCGATGATTTATTTGTCACGAATCAAACTCGCCTAGAAAGGGGAATTAAAGAAGGTTGTGCCAATGCTATTCTTATTAAGCTAAATCAAATTGGTAGCCTCACCGAAACCCTTGAAACCATTGCTACCGCAGATAAAAATGGTTATCGCTCTGTAATTAGTCATCGTTCGGGTGAAACAGAAGATACTACAATCGCTGATTTGGCTGTGGCAACAAGGGCGGGACAAATTAAAACTGGTTCTTTGTGTAGAAGCGAAAGAATTGCTAAATATAACCGTTTACTACGAATTGAGGCAGAACTTGGCGATCGGGCAGTTTATGCTGGGACAGTTGGCTTAGCGGTTTAATGTTTATTGATTCAGAAAGCTTAAATCTTCAATAAAGCCTTGAGGCGAACTGATGGCAGTACTTTGGGCTGTTTGGCGATCCCTTTGCGCTAGATTGGTATTGCCCAATCCCAGATAAGCAGCAGCACGAGCTTCGTAGGCATAACTGATATTTGGGTTAATAGCGATCGCCTCATTTAGTATAGTCAGAGCCTGTTGGTAATTCTGGGTGGCAATTAGTAGCTGCCCTAAAAGCACCCGACTGCCGGCAGATTGAGGATTAATTTGTAAAGCTTTCTCCACAAATGAAAATGCCTTTGGTAAATTACGCCTCAAGGCATACAGTAATCCAAGGTTGTAGTAAGCATAATAGGAGTTGGGATCGAGGTCGATTGCTTGCTCTAGATCGGTTTGGGCAGAATCCGAGTCTTGAAGATTGGCATTGACTAATCCCCGCACGTTGTAGGCGATCGATAGTTTTGGGTCTAGTTTAATCGCGCGATCGCAGAAACCTAATGCCTGTTGCCATTGATGCAATTCGTTTAACAGAAAACATTTCCCCGCATAACCAGTAGCATAATTGGGAGCGATCGCAATTACACTTTCCATATCAGCTAAGCCTTTACCAATTTGATTGAGCATATAGTTAGCCGCACCCCTAGCAGTATAAGCACGCAGGTATTTAGGATTAAGTTGAATTGCCCGATCCATCATGGCAATAGCTTCTGCCCATTTACCTCGACGAAAGCGATCGACACCCTGCAAGAAAAAGTCGTCGGACTTCGGAGCAGCAACCACAGGCGAAGAGCCAAGTGCCACTTCTGAAAACTTTAATCCTAATCCATTTGAGAGCTTTAGGACTGTGGATATAGTAATTCCAAGATTAAAGCCAGTTTTAATCCTAACATTCTCATTAATCTCGGAAGGTTTACTACTTTCTTGAAAATCTCCCCGTCCATGAATAGCAATTAACTCGCCATCGGCATTAAAAACAGGTCCACCGCTCATTCCTGGTAAAGTATTGTTGCTATAAACCAGAGAATATCCGTAGGACAGAGGACGGGCAGCATTAGCGGTAACTTTACCTTCCGTAAAATTGTAGATAGTTTTGGTAATGACTTGAGTTACCGATGGGAAGCCAGATACATAGACCGTTGCACCTTCCGAAGATTTATTAGCATCCCCCAACTTGGCAACTTGCAGACTCGTTTTACTCGTGAATTTAACTGTGGCTAAGTCAGCATCTGGAGTGATTGTCGTGCCAGTAATTGCATATTTCTGCCCATTTGGAGTGATAATTTCTAAGGATTTGGGTCGATCCTTCACCACATGGGCGGCGGTCAAAACCGTGTAAGTATCTCCATCCTTGGTAATCAAAACCCCAGAACCATTAGATTCATCCGTCGTAATCATGACCGTAACCGCTTTAGCAACTTTCCCCACCTCTGTCGCCGACATGCCCCAAGCCGATCGGAGAAAAGATGTGAAGGTAATTCCGTGGAGAAGTATGAGCGTACATAGGTAGGGTTTAATTCGCATGATCGCACTAATAAACTCAAGTTCATTTTAATGCTATGTTCTTTAATCACTATAGTATCTTGGGGATTAGCGGTGACCAACTAGTGTAAGCATCATACCAATAACCATTGCTGGTGTAGATTCTAGCAGGCTCTAAGTTGTTTTTAGCCGCACAGCCCCTATGGGTAATGAGTTAGACTAAAAGCCAAGCTAAATTTAAATTCCCCATGAGTACAGTTGATATTCTTGATTTACGCAATTTACCAAATTTACCAAATTTAAAAGAATCACTGCATAATCAAGTCAAAAAGCTAAACATCGATAAAATTCAAAAGCATTTATTTCTTTGCGCTGATCAAACTAAGCCATTATGCTGTTCTAAGCAGATTAGTTTGGATAGCTGGGATTACTTAAAGCGGCGGCTGAAAGAACTAAATTTAGAGACTTATATATTTCGGACTAAGGCAAATTGTTTAAGGGTATGTGGGCATGGTCCAATTTTAGTAGTTTATCCAGATCGTATTTGGTACCACTCCGTAACTATCCCTGTAGTTGAAAGAATTATCCAAGAACATATTATTGGTGGTCAAGTCGTTGAAGAGTTTAGTTTTTATGGCGTTATAGATAGTGAATCAAAATGATGTAGCACAGACGAAATAGATAGAGCATTAAGTCTGAACTTTTACAGCTAGGATAAACTGGCTCTAACCACATTGAAGTAAGGTTGCTAGAAGTTAATTTGTCGAATCTCATCTAAGGGCGATCGCTTTGCGTAAGGATGCTTATACGGAGGTTGTATCAAGCGATCGGAGAGTTGGTTCCTGTTGTAAAAGTTGAAAGATAGATTCTACTTGAGTCTGTAAGTCTTGGCACTGGGCGGGAAGGGAGATTAAAGACATGGAAGACCTTTGAAATAGTTGTTAAACAAAAGTATATCCCAGAGGATTGCCAGCTTCAATGCAGAAACTAAAGGTTAACCATAACTAAACTGATTAAAAAAACTTTAGCTAAGTCCAAATAATTAAAATGCAATAATACTATTATCGTGAATAAGTCACGCAATTTAACCTTAAAGTAACATATTATGCTTTTAGATTTCACAGTAGAGAACTTTCGCTCAATTAAAGGGGCTGAAACTCTGAGTGCTGTGGCACAGAAGAAAAGAGCAGGTGGCGGAACTAGTGATAATCGGAGACGAGTTAAATCTGATGATGAAATTGCCCCTCCCTATCATATTGAAGGTTGGGATATAGATGTTTTACCAGTTTTAGCCATTTTTGGGGCTAATGCTTCAGGTAAAAGTAATATCTTAAAGGCTCTTGATTATCTGCTCAAATTTATGTTTGCTGGCAACTTCGATCATGGATCACAGCTAATCCCTTTTAAGCTAGATAAGCAAAGCATAGGAAGTCCAACTCAGTTTATCCTCCGTACCGCATTTAATGAAACTATATATACTTACTCACTGGTTCTAAATAGTAGACAGATATTTTCAGAAAGGCTTGAATATGCCTTAGCATCTACAAAACGAGATCGCCTTTTATACAGTCGAACTTGGAATGATGAAGAAAAAATATTTGATTGGAAAAACGGCTCGGATTTCTCTGGAGCGCACAATCAGCTTGAAAAAAGTTTGCAAATACGTGAATCTTTTATAAGTCTTCTCTTTAAACTTGAGGTTAAGCCAGTTCAGCCACTTCTTGATTGGATTATTAACCAACTTGGCATAGGCATCAGTCTGGAACATGATAAATTTGCTGTTAAGGTTATTAAAGAATTATCAACTTTGAAGCCTCTAACATTTTCTCAATTATTAGAAAGCTCCAAAAATCTATTGCGTAGATTTGATACAGGTTTATACGATCTAGAGATCAGGAAGAATGGCGAAGACTCTCAAATATATGCTTTACATGAAACATTAGATGGAGAAACTATGTCTTGGGAGTTTGAAGAAGAGTCCACAGGAACTCAATATTTATTTGGCTTGATATTCAATATCCAAACTTATATTGGGCGAAGTTCACTATTCGTATCTGACGAACTAGGATCGAATATACATCCAAATATCATTTGTGAGATAGTGCGCCTATTCCAAAATCCTAAAACCAATCCGAAACGTACCCAACTAATCTTTACTAGCCATGACAATACATTACAAAGAAATAATCTGCTAAGAAGAGATCAGATATGGTTTACAAAGAAGCGTTCCGATCAGAGTACAGAGCTATATTCCCTTAGTGATTTCAAAGTGCGTAATGATCTAGCTATAGATAAGGCATACTTAGATGGGCGATTTGGAGCAGTACCATTTATTCCTGATGATGAAGACTTGGTTTCTACGATGCATAAGGATAATGGCTAAATCTTTCAAAAGAAATGATCCGACTATACCAGTTGGGAAAAAGATTTTGATTGCCTGTGAAGGAAAATATACAGAACCAAGATACTTCTATGCTATTAGAGAAGACCTTCGTTTAAATAAAGAGCTAATTAAAGTAGTTCCCCATGATGGCACCGATCCGCTAAGTATTGTCAATGCGTTAGTGGAAGCAAGACAAGATGCAAAAAGTGAAAGAAGATGGAGTAGTGGAGATTCAGCTTGGGCAGTTATGGATGGAGATGAGCATATTACAAATAATCCCGCTAACTGGTATCAAGCTATTCAAAGAGCAAAAAGTCAAAAAATCAATCTTGCTATCACAAATCCTAGTATTGAGTTTTGGTATCTTATCCATTTTCAAGATCACTTTGCAAATATTCAGAGGGATAAAGCTACGGAACTTCTAAAGCAACATATTCCCGCCTACGATAAATCGGTATGCTATTACTTTAATCTTCTCAAACCAAATACTCCAAATGCGATCGCACGAGCTAATAAGCTTACAAATTTATCTAAAGGCAACAATCTATCTGAATATTCAAACCCATGCTGTAGTGGAATATCACGGTTAGTTCAGAGTTTATTTAGCTTAGGGAATTAATTTTTTAACGATAAATAATCCAGAAGAATATTTTGATGATATTTCCCCATAGGACAGACCTTTCCCGCTTTTTCAGAATAGCGATCGCCTCTCTGAATATCCTCAATCGTAAATAATCCTAAATCCCACCCTTCCAGTAAATTTAATGTTTGTACTTCCACAACTAAAGGAACAGCAAAAACATGACGGACTATACCTTCACTGTTGAAATTCCCAAAGAATGTCGCTTCAGGAACAACATAATCAATTTCTTCTAGAAGTTCTCTTCTCAAAGCTATTTCTGGGGTTTCCCCATCATCTAAATGTCCACCAAAAAATGCCCAATGCCCAGGATAAAGAATATTCGGAATATCATCCCGTAGTTGTAATAAAAACTTATCCCCTTGATATAGAATTGCGATCGCCACTTCAGTCATGATGATTCAACCCAATATATCACCGTTTTTTAGCCATTGATTCCCATTCAGAAATTCCTTAGCTGACTGCGATCGCTTGCCTGCGGGTTGAACTTCCTTAATTAGTAATAATCCATCGCCAGTGCATACGGTAAAACCGATATTTTTTTCAATGTAGTAGATTGTTCCCGGAGGATTGGGAATGTTATACATGCTGCTTACTTGCGTAGTCATAATTTTAAGCCGTTGATTCCGCAGGGTGGTATAACAATTGGGATAAAACCCCCGAATTTGGTTATGGATAGCGATCGCTGATTTTGACCAGTCTATTTGCCATAGTTCCTTAGAGATAGTGGGAGCATAGGTAAATTGGCTATGATCTTGAGGAGTGGGAGTAATTTGTTCTAAATTTTGTAAAGTCTCAATTAGTAAATCGGCTCCTAAAACTGCTAACTTTTGGCTTACACTTTCTGCTTGATCTTCAAGGGCAACTTCTAGACTAGCTTTAAGCAGCATATCACCAGTATCTATCCCCGCATCCATTTGCATTGTCGTAATACCAACGGTGGTTTCTCCATTAGCGATCGCCCATTGAATTGGAGCAGCACCTCGATATTTAGGTAAAAGTGAACCATGCACATTAATACAACCTTGCTTGGGCATATCCAAAATTGCCTGAGAGAGAATTTGTCCATAGGCAACTACCACAAACACATCAGCCTGAGAATTAGCTAAAGTCGCTAGGGTTTCAGTATCTTTTTTAATCCGTTCTGGTGTCCAAATTGGGATATTAGGATTATGGGCGAGGGCGATCGCTTTTACGGGCGATGGAGTCGTCTGATTCCCTCTTCCTCTTTTCGCATCAGGTTGAGTAACCACACCGATTACTTCAAAATCTGGAGAGTTTAAAAGTCTCTGTAAAGTGGGGACAGCAAAATCTGGTGTGCCAAAAAAAACTACGCGCATATTCTCTCTAGTGGAATTTGTATAACTATCATTTTTGGGTTACTCATTCACTGGCTAAAATCAATCCCATTGCTTGATCTAAAATTACAGTCCGATCAATCATATTAGCGATCGCTTCCGTTTCATACCTACCCTCAAAAGCTTCTAATGCTGCTTGCCGCACAGCTAAATCATAGGCATCTACTAGGGTTTCCATTAATTCATCTACCGTAAGATAAGTTCCACCTGCTTTGCGACGTTTATTGGAGCGTTGAATCTGCTTGACGGCATTGAAAATAGATATTTCCCACGATCTAGTGGAGCGTTTTTCGGCGGATTGCTTAATCAAATGAATTAGTAAAACAACACTGAAACTATAAATTCGATTCAGTTTATCCTCTTTGCTCATTTCTGTCATCTCCTCCACCAATAGCAAAGCCTCTGGGATATGCCCACTTACTAATAAATCTTTGAGTTCTGATAACTCTTCCATTGTGTATCTCTCCTGAGCTAGGCTGCCCAAATCTATTTCTAGCAGTGAAATGTATAGATAAATAAAAAGAGCCAGTAAAAAGCCTGACTCTCTCAATATACTTCCTAAATATAACTAAATCACTAAATTAATAAGCTAGATCAACCGCATAGGATTAACCTAGAACCTTACGCGCTGTAGCAATAATATTATCAACGGTAAAGCCAAACTTTTCATAAACAACTGGACCTGGGGCTGAAGCACCAAAGGTATCCATCCCAATCACTGCGCCTTCGGAGCCAACATATTTATGCCAGCCAAAGGTACTACCAGCTTCCACACTGACCCGTTTTTTCACAGAAGCTGGAAGGACGGATTCTTTATATTCATCGGATTGCTCGTTGTAGAGTTCTTGAGAAGGCATAGACACAACCCGCACAGCTTTACCTTCGCTAGTCAAAATTGCCGCTGCTTTAACAGCCAACTCAACTTCTGAACCAGTAGCAATAAAGATTAATTCAGGATTAGGGGCGTCAACAACAATATAGCCACCTTTTTTGGTTCCTTCAATGGAAGTGCCAGGTAGATTTTTTACGTTTTGACGAGTGAATGCTAACGCACTAGGACGCTTACGGTTAGCGATCGCTACCTGATAGACTCCAACGGTTTCCTTAGCATCAGCGGGACGTAAAACCAATAAATTAGGAATCACACGCAAAGAAGCGAGGGTTTCCACTGGTTGGTGGGTCGGACCGTCTTCACCTAGCATTACAGAGTCGTGGGTCAAAATATATAACACACCTACTTCTGATAGGGCAGACAGACGAATAGCACCACGCATATAGTCTGCGAATACGAGGAAGGTAGCACCGTAGGGAATTGTCCCGCCATGCAGGATCATGCCATTCAGGATGGCACCCATACCATGTTCACGCACACCAAAGCGGAAATTACGACCTTCATAGGAACCGGGTTGGAAGTCGGGCAAGCCTTTCACATAGGTCATATTGGAGTGAGCTAAGTCTGCTGAACCACCCAGAAACTCTGGAAGGATAGGAGATAGCGCATTTAAACAAGCTTCAGACAGTAAACGGGTAGAGGTTTCTTTTTGAGCTACGGGTTCTAGTGCTTTTTCCCAGCCTTCGGGCAACTCACCAGCCATGATCCGCTTGTATTCGGTAGCTTCGGCAGGATAGGCTTTTTCGTAGGCAGCAAAACGCTCATTCCATTCTGCTTCAGCCTCTGCTCCTTTGGCGATCGCTTTATGAAAACGAGTATAGGCATCTTCAGGCACTACAAACGGTTCGTACTCCCAACCTAAATTGGCACGGGTAGCAGCTACTTCATCAGTTCCAAGCATGGCACCGTGGACACCAGCAGTTCCAGCTTTTTTAGGAGAGCCATAACCAATGGTGGTTGTGACCACAATTAAACTAGGTTTATCCTTAACCGATTTAGATTCTTCAAGTGCCTTAGCGATCGCATCCAAATCATTATTACCATCAGTCACATAGGTAACGTGCCAGCCGTATGCCTCATAACGTTTGCCCACATCTTCGGTAAAGGCTAGGTCAGTGCTACCATCAATGGAAATACTGTTACTGTCATAGAGCATGATCAGTTTACCTAGTTTGAGGTGTCCACCCAAGGAAGCTGCTTCAGAGGCAATACCTTCCATGTTGCAGCCATCACCAAGAATGACATAGGTATAGTGATCAACAATATTGTGACCAGGCTTGTTAAAACGTGCTGCCAAATGAGCTTCAGCGATCGCTAAACCAACAGCATTACCAACACCTTGACCAAGAGGACCTGTAGTAACTTCTACCCCAGCAGTTTCAAAATTTTCGGGGTGACCGGGGGTAGGACTGCCCCACTGACGAAATTGCTTAATATCATCTATGGATACACTGTCATAGCCTGTGAGGTGGAGGAGGGCATATTGCAGCATACAGCCATGTCCAGCAGATAAGACGAAGCGATCGCGATCGACCCATTTAGGATTTTTGGGATTAAATTTTAAAAATTGATCAAACAGAACAAAAGCCATTGGAGCCGCACCCATTGGTAATCCAGGATGTCCAGACTTAGCCTTTTCTACAGCGTCTATAGCCAGAAATCGAATTGAGTTAATGCAAAGTTGTTCTAAAGATTGGGTCACAACAGCCATGATTATTTACCGTTTGTTTAACTTATTAATGCTTTTATCTATATTCTCATCTTGCCGTCACTCCAACAAAACCATTTTTCAATTTTTCTGCTGTGATTGCCATATTACGAATTGGCTACTAAATCTCTAGTTTTATCTAGTCCAATTATCGAAGTATTGGGCGTATCTATAGTGCGATAGGTTAGTGGTTTAATCAAAAAGTCTGGATGAAGATTCCAACTAAATAGTCCTGATAGCCCCATAATTAGACCTAGAACAGTGGGAACCATTGCCACACCGTATAACCAGCGTTTTTGGGTAAGAGAAGTTACAGCTAGAATTGAGATGGCGATCGCTAAGCTAGCATCAGAAAGATCAAATTGATCATCATGAAAGTTAAGTTGATCATAATCTGCTTGAGCTTTTTTAGCAGCCTCTAATTGCTCTTGTTTCTTTTTACTTTGATCGTTGGCTAGTTTTTCATAAGTAGCGATTGCCTTCTGATATTCTGACTGCAGTTTAACTGGCTGATTAATGGCTTGCAGTTTTAACTGAGTAATAGTGCTTTTATCTATTTCTTCACGAATATTACGAGCCTGATAGAAGTTATATTGATCTACTTTATCAGCTTGAGCCTGTTGCATAGCTTGAACAATATTATCATCCTTGACTTTACAGATACCTATAAATGTGGCTAACAGGGCTATAGTAATGGCAATGTAGGTATTTAGACGATCTTTGCGATCCTCCTTTTTTTGTTCTTCTTCAGCTTTAGATTGGATTATTTCTGTAACTTCGTCCATAGCTATCTTATCCTACCGTAATTGACATACTTCCAATAATATAGAACCTATCTATCACTGAATTCAAATTTATCATAGTGCTATGCCTAAAAAGGATGATAGTTCAAGTATTAGTAAAAAATAGGTTCTATAATTTATAGGGTTTTATAGGGTTTCTATGCTTTTGCGAGGTGAAGGAGTAATTTATTAGAGCGATCTAAAAATGCCTTCATGCCATTAGCATCAAACCCTTTTTGGGCAATTAATGCCAAGTCATACACATGGTTACAAATTAGATTTGCCAATTCCTTGGATTCTGAGGGTTTCCCAGCCGCCGAGAGAATAACGCTGTGATCTAAGCTCAACAAGTTCTCCATTAAAGGATGAGATGTATTAACTAACAGAATATGATCCTCAGGGAAAGGGGCATTAGTCTGCTGCATCAACGCTGCCATTTCTTGCATCCGCCGTGCTGACTCTGGCAATAGAATCATAGCTGGTGGTGCCGAAGCAAGGTCTTCATACTTTAATGCCTCTGTGCGAATCACTAATTTAGGATTATGTAAAGCGGCTCTAAAGATTTCCTGTAATTGATCACTCTTAGTTTTATTAGTTTTAGGATCAACTAATTCAGTTTTAGCATCTTGGTTAATTAGGCGATCGCTCAGTTCCGAATCCACCCGTGAGAATTTAACATCACTAAACTCTCGTTCTAAAAAGTGAATAAAGTGACTATCAATAAATGAATCTAGGGTAATTACTTCCAAGCCCTGTGCTTTGTGCAAGTCTATATAGGTTGCCTGTGCTACTGGATCGGAAGTGTAAAATACTTGATTTTGATGTTGTTCTTTATTGCGTTCTAGGTAGTTCTGGAGCGTAGTATAGTTGCCATATTCGCTCTTTGCTTCTGAATCAATAAAGGTCGTAGGATAAACTAGAATTTCCTTCACTTGGCTATAGAACTTATCACTATTCATTGCCCCGAACTTCATAAATAGGCTAATATCCTGCCAGCATTTAAGGAACTCTTCCCTTTGGTCAGCATATAAATTACTGAGGTGATCACCAACTTTTTTGGCAATATAATCTTGAATTTTTCTGACTTTGCGATCGCCCTGCAAGAAGCTCCGAGACACATTTAAGGGAATATCAGAACTATCAATTACGCCTCTAAGGGGTAGCAAGAACTTAGGAATAACTTCTTCACAATTGTCACTAATAAAGACCTGATTACAAAAAAGCTTGATCTGTCCTTTGTTGGGATCAATATCAGCCTTGAGTTTAGGGAAATAGAGAATACCTTTGATGATAAAAGGATAGTCAGTATTTAGATGAATCCAAAACAGAGGGTCTTCTTGGAAAGGATAAAGATAACGATAGAATTCCAGATAATCTTCTTTAGTTAAAGAACTAGGAGACTGATTCCACAAGGCTGTCTGCTTATTAACAACTTCATCATTGAGCTTAATCGGAACAGGAATAAAATCACAATAGTTGCGAATAATCCGCCTCAGTTCAAATACTTCTAAAAACTCCTCCGCATCTTCCTGCAATTTCAGAGTTATAGTCGTGCCTACGGTAGTGCGATCGCTCCGACTCAAAGTAAAGGCTGTAGAACCATCACAGAACCAATGCACCGCTTCAGCCCCATCTTTGTAGGACAAAGTATCAATTTCCACTTGGGCTGCTACCATGAAAGCAGAATAGAAACCTAAACCGAAGTGTCCAATAATCTGCTGCTGGCTATCGTTAGAGGTATTCGTATATTTTTGAATGAATTCTTCAGCACTGGAAAAAGCCACCTGGTTAATATACTTTTTCACCTCATCGGCGGTCATACCAATACCATTATCAGTTACGGTGATAATTTTCTTTTCCTTATCAACGGTAATGCTAATTTCTGGGGCTGGAACTTCTGCAGTTGTCTCCCCAGCATAGGCGACCATCTTCAGTTTGCTAGTAGCATCAACCCCATTGGAAATTAATTCCCTTAAAAAAATATCTCTCTCTGAGTAAAGAGCCTTCTTGATAATGGGAAAGATATTTTCGGTATGAATGCTAATCGTTCCCTGTTCAAGCATAGTCTGTGTCTCCTGATCTTTCGTTAAAGAGTTTAGTAATGTGCCGATTATACGATCGCACTACCATGCACTTAAGGTGGGTTATCCGTAATTTATCCAGACTTTAGACTTACTTTGGCAAATTCAATTGGGTAAAGAAATTAAAACTAAACCTACACAAATCAAAACTGTACTAACCCATCTCACCTTTGTCACCTTTTCCTTTAGTACAAACTTTGTCCCCAGCATATTTACGGGTTCAGTCAGAGCCGTAGCAGGTAAAGCAAAACTTAAATCTGCCCAACTTAACAGAGCAATAAACATAAAAAAAGTAATTGCCATGCACACTATGCCCAGTCTTAACAGAGGATTGCTTAATACTTTTATGACAGTTTTCCAGACTTCTTGGGGATTTAAGCTAGAAACTGCACCCACCTGTTTCATCCCTTGGGTCAAGTATAAATTGCCAGCAGAATCCGCCAGAACCAAAACTATTAATGCCAGCCATGTTTTAATCAAACTAATCCTGATTCCTTAAATTTACTTGTTAATGCGTTTTTTGAAAGAGATCGGAGAAAAAGGGGCGTAGGGCGAAGCCCCACCTTGGTTTTAGCATTTTATCTGTGCCACATTTAACTGAAAATTGCAATACTTAAATACAAATATTTCTGCTGATAAATCATAATATTATCCTCCGAGAAATACTTAATTAATTTAAGCAGTCCAGCGATTTGAACAATTTGATCGATTTAATAAAATACGTCTACAAAATACGCCAATGATAAAAGATGCTTTAAGCCCAAATTTAAGCTTAATTTAAACCTCTAGCTCCATGTTGGTATTAATGTTAAGTAGAAGCTAAGGCAAGATTGCGGTAATATTGCCAGAGATCATGAATTTTAGCTAGGTCTTACACGAATTTTATGAAAGAAATCCTCATCAGCTTTAGCATTACTGCTGTGGCTGTTTTGGTTTTGGTAATAGCACAATTTACTACCAACTCCATGCCCGCAGCGATCGCCGCAACTACCCCAAATGATACACAATCCGTACAAATCGCTATGACTCCTCCTAATTCTGAGACTGTTACAACTCCCTCTGGACTGAAATATCAAGAAATTACCATTGGCACTGGGGCTATCCCTAAGCAGGGTAATAAGGTCACAGTTCATTACATTGGCACATTGGAGAATGGCACTAAATTTGATAGCTCCCGCGATCGCAATCGCCCCTTTGACTTTAATCTTGGCGTGGGACAGGTAATCAAAGGCTGGGATGAAGGACTATCAACTATGCGAGTTGGCGGTCGGAGAATTTTAATTATTCCTCCAGAGCTTGGTTATGGTGCTAGGGGTGCGGGCGGCGTAATTCCACCTAATGCCACTTTAATTTTTGATGTGGAACTTTTGAAGGTTTCTTAGCATTGAACAAGCTACCTCTTTAATATCACCTTTATCCCCTTATGTTATGCCTCGAGCTAATGTAGGGGGTTTTTATTATCCACATTTTTTTGATATTTTCTTGTGATTTAGATTTTTAAAGTAAAGCATCATCAAATTTACCTTCTTCTTTGATCATTAAATAATCAAAACCTTCCCTTAAGCTGGGCGATCGGTGCATCAGAGTTTTATACATTTCCATAATTATATTCTCGGGAACGGGATTAGTTCTATGTTCATTACGCTCTAGGCAAATCCACAACGGTACATTCAACCAAATGCCTGTGATTGATGTAAACCCAATATTTTTACTGAGGGTAATAATTTCTTGACGATAGTGAGAGCGATAGTTGGTAGCGTCATAAATTACAGATTTCTGCTCCTGATAGGATTCCTGAAATTGCAGCTTGATCTGAGCATAGATTTCTGTCCAATTTCCTTGAATATTACTAGAGCCATAGAGTTCACATCGAATTAGATCGGGAGAAACCACGGTGATCGGAGTAGCAGAGCTTTGGACTAGGTTACTGACAAAACTAGATTTACCACTGCCGGGAATACCAATCAGGATAATTACTCTAGGCATAAATACATAAATGAGAATCTAGATATATTTTACAGGTGATAAATCTTAGTAATTTCCGATGCTGGTAAGGGCTTAGAGAATAGATAACCCTGTCCAAACTGACAACCAAG
Encoded here:
- a CDS encoding tetratricopeptide repeat-containing serine protease family protein, whose protein sequence is MRIKPYLCTLILLHGITFTSFLRSAWGMSATEVGKVAKAVTVMITTDESNGSGVLITKDGDTYTVLTAAHVVKDRPKSLEIITPNGQKYAITGTTITPDADLATVKFTSKTSLQVAKLGDANKSSEGATVYVSGFPSVTQVITKTIYNFTEGKVTANAARPLSYGYSLVYSNNTLPGMSGGPVFNADGELIAIHGRGDFQESSKPSEINENVRIKTGFNLGITISTVLKLSNGLGLKFSEVALGSSPVVAAPKSDDFFLQGVDRFRRGKWAEAIAMMDRAIQLNPKYLRAYTARGAANYMLNQIGKGLADMESVIAIAPNYATGYAGKCFLLNELHQWQQALGFCDRAIKLDPKLSIAYNVRGLVNANLQDSDSAQTDLEQAIDLDPNSYYAYYNLGLLYALRRNLPKAFSFVEKALQINPQSAGSRVLLGQLLIATQNYQQALTILNEAIAINPNISYAYEARAAAYLGLGNTNLAQRDRQTAQSTAISSPQGFIEDLSFLNQ
- a CDS encoding ferredoxin encodes the protein MSTVDILDLRNLPNLPNLKESLHNQVKKLNIDKIQKHLFLCADQTKPLCCSKQISLDSWDYLKRRLKELNLETYIFRTKANCLRVCGHGPILVVYPDRIWYHSVTIPVVERIIQEHIIGGQVVEEFSFYGVIDSESK
- a CDS encoding ATP/GTP-binding protein; the protein is MLLDFTVENFRSIKGAETLSAVAQKKRAGGGTSDNRRRVKSDDEIAPPYHIEGWDIDVLPVLAIFGANASGKSNILKALDYLLKFMFAGNFDHGSQLIPFKLDKQSIGSPTQFILRTAFNETIYTYSLVLNSRQIFSERLEYALASTKRDRLLYSRTWNDEEKIFDWKNGSDFSGAHNQLEKSLQIRESFISLLFKLEVKPVQPLLDWIINQLGIGISLEHDKFAVKVIKELSTLKPLTFSQLLESSKNLLRRFDTGLYDLEIRKNGEDSQIYALHETLDGETMSWEFEEESTGTQYLFGLIFNIQTYIGRSSLFVSDELGSNIHPNIICEIVRLFQNPKTNPKRTQLIFTSHDNTLQRNNLLRRDQIWFTKKRSDQSTELYSLSDFKVRNDLAIDKAYLDGRFGAVPFIPDDEDLVSTMHKDNG
- a CDS encoding RloB family protein; translation: MAKSFKRNDPTIPVGKKILIACEGKYTEPRYFYAIREDLRLNKELIKVVPHDGTDPLSIVNALVEARQDAKSERRWSSGDSAWAVMDGDEHITNNPANWYQAIQRAKSQKINLAITNPSIEFWYLIHFQDHFANIQRDKATELLKQHIPAYDKSVCYYFNLLKPNTPNAIARANKLTNLSKGNNLSEYSNPCCSGISRLVQSLFSLGN
- a CDS encoding NUDIX hydrolase — protein: MTEVAIAILYQGDKFLLQLRDDIPNILYPGHWAFFGGHLDDGETPEIALRRELLEEIDYVVPEATFFGNFNSEGIVRHVFAVPLVVEVQTLNLLEGWDLGLFTIEDIQRGDRYSEKAGKVCPMGKYHQNILLDYLSLKN
- the fmt gene encoding methionyl-tRNA formyltransferase; the protein is MRVVFFGTPDFAVPTLQRLLNSPDFEVIGVVTQPDAKRGRGNQTTPSPVKAIALAHNPNIPIWTPERIKKDTETLATLANSQADVFVVVAYGQILSQAILDMPKQGCINVHGSLLPKYRGAAPIQWAIANGETTVGITTMQMDAGIDTGDMLLKASLEVALEDQAESVSQKLAVLGADLLIETLQNLEQITPTPQDHSQFTYAPTISKELWQIDWSKSAIAIHNQIRGFYPNCYTTLRNQRLKIMTTQVSSMYNIPNPPGTIYYIEKNIGFTVCTGDGLLLIKEVQPAGKRSQSAKEFLNGNQWLKNGDILG
- a CDS encoding DUF29 family protein; translated protein: MEELSELKDLLVSGHIPEALLLVEEMTEMSKEDKLNRIYSFSVVLLIHLIKQSAEKRSTRSWEISIFNAVKQIQRSNKRRKAGGTYLTVDELMETLVDAYDLAVRQAALEAFEGRYETEAIANMIDRTVILDQAMGLILASE